In Limnobaculum parvum, one DNA window encodes the following:
- a CDS encoding carbohydrate ABC transporter permease translates to MATKRHTLRRTGFYISMIAFLAAMLFPFFIMLMTSFKGTKEAIARHPTLLPQDWTLKHYIDIFNPDIFPFLTYFKNSFLVSMTSACIAVFIGILGAYALSKLRFKGRLTINASFYTVYMFSGILLVVPLFKIISSLGLYDTETALIITMVVQTLPTAVFMLKSYFDTIPDEIEEAAMMDGLNRLQIIFYITVPLAISGIISVFVYCFMVAWNDYLFASIFLSSSANFTLPVGLNTLFSTPDYIWGRMMAASLATALPVVVMYALSERFIKGNLTAGGVKG, encoded by the coding sequence ATGGCAACTAAACGTCATACCTTACGGCGAACGGGCTTCTATATCAGCATGATTGCGTTTTTAGCCGCCATGCTATTTCCATTCTTTATTATGCTGATGACCTCGTTCAAAGGCACTAAAGAGGCGATTGCGCGTCACCCTACGCTACTACCGCAGGATTGGACGCTGAAGCACTATATCGATATCTTCAACCCGGATATCTTCCCGTTTCTGACCTATTTTAAAAACAGTTTTCTGGTTTCCATGACGTCAGCCTGCATCGCGGTTTTCATTGGCATCCTTGGCGCTTATGCCCTATCAAAACTACGTTTTAAAGGGCGGCTAACCATCAACGCCAGCTTTTATACCGTCTATATGTTCTCCGGCATCCTGCTGGTGGTTCCGCTGTTCAAAATCATCTCCAGCTTAGGGCTTTATGACACCGAAACCGCACTGATCATTACCATGGTGGTGCAAACGCTGCCTACTGCGGTATTTATGCTGAAAAGCTATTTCGACACGATACCGGATGAAATAGAAGAAGCAGCGATGATGGACGGACTCAACCGACTGCAGATCATCTTCTATATTACGGTACCACTGGCGATTTCTGGGATTATTTCCGTGTTCGTCTACTGCTTTATGGTGGCGTGGAACGACTATCTGTTCGCCTCAATTTTCCTGTCCAGTTCGGCCAATTTCACGTTGCCCGTTGGCTTAAACACCCTATTCAGTACCCCTGACTATATCTGGGGCCGCATGATGGCCGCCTCGCTGGCTACCGCTCTACCGGTGGTGGTGATGTATGCCCTCTCAGAACGATTTATTAAAGGTAATTTGACTGCCGGTGGCGTGAAAGGCTAA
- a CDS encoding Gfo/Idh/MocA family protein, with product MSKKLKVALIGGGQVAEKVHVAYYASRPELELVAVVDSQTERAKEFAERNGIARYYTDSEAMYQAEKPDLVSVCTPNKMHCEHVLQALHHGCHVMCEKPPAMTPDQAYQMWQASTQTQKVLAYDFHHRFADDARLLRGSVASGELGEVYVTNAKALRRCGVPGWGVFTDKTQQGGGPLIDIGIHMLDAAMFVLGFPQVYKVDAHMYQKIGTVKNNGQFGQWDPSRFTVEDALFATLEFTSGSILRLETSFALNIQPQSVMNVEFCGDRAGATLFPAHIYTDDGGQLLTLYQREKADDLRHHKSMEAFVERVLGNPANIADGEQGYIIQKLVDAIYQAAEQRKSIYL from the coding sequence GTGAGCAAAAAACTAAAAGTCGCGCTGATTGGCGGCGGGCAAGTGGCAGAAAAAGTCCATGTCGCCTACTACGCCTCGCGGCCAGAACTTGAACTGGTGGCTGTAGTTGACAGCCAGACTGAACGCGCAAAAGAGTTTGCTGAGCGTAACGGCATTGCACGTTATTACACCGATAGCGAAGCCATGTATCAGGCGGAAAAGCCCGATTTGGTTAGCGTCTGTACACCAAACAAAATGCACTGTGAGCACGTACTACAGGCATTGCATCACGGCTGCCACGTCATGTGTGAGAAACCACCGGCCATGACTCCCGATCAGGCCTACCAAATGTGGCAGGCCTCAACACAGACGCAAAAAGTACTCGCCTATGATTTTCACCATCGCTTTGCTGATGATGCACGCTTGCTACGCGGTAGCGTCGCTAGCGGTGAATTGGGTGAAGTCTATGTCACTAACGCCAAAGCGCTACGCCGCTGCGGCGTTCCCGGCTGGGGCGTATTTACCGATAAAACCCAGCAGGGCGGCGGCCCGCTGATCGATATTGGTATTCATATGCTGGATGCAGCAATGTTCGTGTTGGGTTTTCCGCAGGTATATAAAGTGGATGCCCATATGTATCAAAAGATTGGCACGGTGAAAAACAACGGTCAGTTTGGTCAATGGGATCCTTCTCGCTTTACCGTGGAAGATGCGCTGTTTGCCACTCTGGAATTTACCAGCGGCAGCATTCTGCGTCTTGAAACCTCCTTTGCTCTCAATATTCAACCGCAATCGGTGATGAACGTTGAGTTTTGTGGCGATCGTGCCGGAGCCACCCTGTTTCCTGCCCATATCTATACCGATGATGGCGGTCAGCTATTAACGTTGTATCAACGTGAAAAAGCTGACGATTTACGCCACCACAAAAGTATGGAGGCCTTTGTTGAACGAGTGCTTGGTAACCCGGCCAATATTGCCGACGGTGAACAAGGCTACATTATCCAAAAGCTGGTTGATGCTATTTATCAAGCGGCAGAACAGCGTAAGAGTATCTATCTATGA
- a CDS encoding zinc-dependent alcohol dehydrogenase, with amino-acid sequence MKKLIATEPRVAALVEYQDRPVASNEVKIRVEFGSPKHGTEAVDFRGVSPFIDEEFSSEWNMFVPRPADAPRGIEFGKFQLGNMVVGTIVEMGNEVTEYQMGDRVCSYGPLQETVIVNGVNNYKLRKMPAGASWKNAVCYDPAQFAMSGVRDANVRVGDFVVVVGLGAIGQIALQLAKKAGASVVIGVDPLEHRCTIARKHGADYCFNPIGTDIGLEIKKLTGKLGADVIIETSGNSEALQAALRGIAYGGTISYVAFAKPFPDGFNLGREAHFNNAKIIFSRASSEPNPDYPRWSRKRIEETCWQLLMNGYLNCEDLIDPVVSFSDSPDSYMKFVDRHPDLSIKMGIEF; translated from the coding sequence ATGAAAAAGTTAATTGCAACTGAACCTCGCGTAGCTGCCTTAGTGGAATATCAGGATCGTCCGGTAGCCAGCAATGAAGTCAAAATCCGCGTTGAGTTTGGTTCGCCAAAACATGGTACCGAAGCGGTGGATTTTCGCGGCGTGAGCCCATTTATTGATGAAGAGTTTTCCAGCGAGTGGAACATGTTTGTACCCCGCCCAGCAGATGCGCCACGCGGCATTGAATTTGGCAAATTCCAGCTTGGCAATATGGTGGTTGGCACCATTGTTGAAATGGGCAACGAAGTTACCGAATACCAAATGGGCGATCGAGTATGCAGTTATGGTCCACTACAAGAGACGGTGATCGTCAATGGCGTCAATAACTATAAGCTACGCAAAATGCCAGCAGGGGCAAGTTGGAAAAACGCGGTGTGTTATGACCCGGCACAGTTCGCCATGAGCGGTGTGCGCGATGCGAACGTACGCGTTGGTGATTTTGTGGTGGTGGTTGGTTTGGGTGCTATCGGCCAAATCGCATTGCAATTAGCGAAAAAAGCGGGGGCATCCGTCGTCATTGGCGTCGATCCACTGGAGCACCGCTGCACAATTGCCCGTAAACATGGCGCAGACTATTGCTTCAACCCTATCGGTACCGATATCGGGCTGGAGATTAAAAAGCTGACCGGCAAACTGGGTGCCGATGTCATTATCGAAACCAGCGGTAACTCAGAGGCGCTTCAGGCTGCCCTACGCGGTATCGCCTACGGCGGCACTATTTCTTATGTCGCCTTTGCCAAACCTTTCCCCGATGGTTTTAACCTCGGCCGAGAAGCCCACTTCAATAATGCCAAAATCATTTTCTCCCGCGCCAGTAGCGAACCTAACCCAGACTATCCTCGCTGGAGCCGTAAACGTATCGAAGAAACCTGCTGGCAATTGCTAATGAATGGTTATCTGAACTGTGAAGATCTGATCGATCCGGTTGTCAGCTTCAGCGATAGCCCGGACAGCTATATGAAGTTTGTCGATCGGCACCCAGATCTGAGTATCAAGATGGGTATTGAATTCTAA
- a CDS encoding autotransporter outer membrane beta-barrel domain-containing protein has translation MSLPAFANITYNNITLNEPLYWTPLRDNDSLGINSSSLLHTGSEGSLTVVGPMTGGSITIDKSSFADNINMKQSYSNINFSMTDSTIDSLEFLELVTGSTINLTNVESNGNDSAIRLGNINNSNNTINIKNFNKAFLIDLEGSNSKINIEDTKILSGLSLFGENNTLNFKNSEILFNISLNGNNNTYNFDNLISSDRIPKTLIVLGGNSLENNNNTATLSNTILNTSNESSFDVLYFNKSGSNNTFNIINSTFHDDNPVTANDSALIVVSGASSAHNNVTNSTINTGNGYIFLDLTPQGGNAFIASNSTLTGAIMAEADQTSTIGLSSNSIWNLTGEKSVGNRLHIDDSQVNIGSSTLIANILKTNNSKINLGNAGTLTVNSDTDFVTSQVTMADNSLLNVNGYITLDNATLTTGAGSKIASNTLNIINGSNLTLNSQSTLTSSGGITLNSGTLNVLSGNSLNTSDVALAANSNLNLTGATLETSGSTSLNNSAFTATSGSTLNTMALALAENSKLNLTGSVLNTQGNLNLNNSGLSAQSGSTLNIADLALAENSKLNLTGSVLNTQGNLNLNNSGLSAQSGSTLSIADLAMAANSRLSLNASTLSSTGNIALDSSLFTMDSGSHLTTNDVTLTNNATLLMLRTSDVTAKSIQLNNGNLAIGNGQVTTESLSTGGGEASSQITPQALSVSNARIRINVDGHLTANSATGTYNTTIASIGSIGQYDGREMITTNGGGAIFDDGDGYDLGIFRYDLVQQGNSWYLQERKHDLSSSARAVASLSQASLTSWNAETDSVHQRMTVSRRDNDQGSAWGSYLGAHTSTQLSNGEKASQSVNGFSLGVDKRLNTDLGSYLLGVAVSRGISNIDHMINSSYGNSHDVNMQAYTSYSNPLGFFLDGLVSYSVINSKITTVSLDDEHSDGSLDTHGFGASLKGGYHYVLPNTAFIEPYVRASMLNIADKSYSLDNGLRVTNNQYKSLQGELGVDIGKTFALGDSMEQTLRPYVKVAYQQEFKDNNTIDVNNYTISNNIDGSGGKVGTGLEYTIKRNFGAYVTANYGSKTGDTGTDTHLTGTAGLRYNW, from the coding sequence ATGAGTCTTCCCGCTTTCGCCAATATCACTTATAACAACATTACCCTCAATGAACCTCTCTACTGGACACCTTTACGCGATAATGACTCCTTAGGTATAAACTCATCATCGCTTCTACATACCGGAAGTGAAGGCTCACTAACGGTTGTTGGCCCAATGACTGGAGGGAGCATCACCATTGATAAATCAAGTTTTGCTGACAATATTAATATGAAGCAAAGCTATTCCAATATAAACTTCAGCATGACTGACAGCACCATAGATTCATTGGAATTCCTCGAGTTAGTGACCGGCTCGACGATTAACTTAACCAATGTTGAGTCTAATGGTAATGATAGTGCGATTCGTTTGGGAAATATCAATAATAGCAATAACACCATTAATATAAAAAACTTCAATAAAGCATTTTTGATTGATTTAGAAGGATCAAATTCTAAAATAAACATTGAAGACACAAAAATTCTATCCGGCCTTTCATTATTCGGAGAAAACAACACATTAAATTTCAAAAACAGTGAGATACTGTTTAACATTTCTCTCAATGGCAATAATAATACCTATAACTTCGATAATCTTATTTCCTCAGATAGAATACCCAAAACCCTGATAGTCCTCGGTGGGAATTCATTAGAAAACAATAACAATACAGCAACCCTATCAAACACGATTTTGAATACCTCAAATGAATCCAGTTTTGATGTCCTTTATTTTAATAAATCAGGTAGTAACAATACGTTCAATATCATCAACAGTACATTTCACGATGATAATCCAGTTACCGCTAATGATTCCGCACTGATCGTTGTCTCTGGGGCGAGTAGCGCACATAATAATGTGACTAATTCCACCATCAATACTGGAAATGGTTATATCTTCCTTGATTTAACCCCACAAGGAGGAAACGCCTTTATTGCCAGCAATAGTACATTGACCGGTGCCATTATGGCCGAAGCCGATCAAACCTCAACGATTGGTTTGAGCAGCAATAGTATCTGGAATTTAACCGGGGAAAAATCTGTCGGTAACCGACTTCATATTGATGACAGCCAAGTTAACATTGGTAGTTCTACACTCATCGCCAATATTCTCAAAACAAACAATAGTAAGATTAATCTTGGCAATGCAGGCACCCTTACCGTTAATAGCGATACGGATTTCGTGACATCTCAAGTTACAATGGCAGATAACAGTCTATTGAATGTTAACGGGTATATAACGTTAGATAACGCCACATTGACTACCGGTGCTGGCAGCAAGATCGCTTCGAACACGTTAAATATCATTAACGGAAGTAACCTAACGCTGAACAGCCAATCTACACTGACCTCTTCTGGAGGTATTACCTTAAACAGCGGTACATTAAACGTACTATCGGGTAATTCCCTCAACACTTCGGATGTAGCATTAGCGGCAAACAGTAACCTGAACCTTACCGGCGCAACCCTGGAAACCAGCGGAAGCACTTCGCTAAATAACTCAGCGTTCACCGCCACTTCAGGCAGTACGCTAAATACTATGGCACTGGCATTAGCAGAAAATAGTAAGCTGAATTTAACCGGTTCTGTCCTGAATACTCAAGGGAACCTTAACCTAAATAACAGCGGATTAAGTGCACAATCTGGCAGCACACTGAATATTGCCGATTTAGCATTAGCAGAAAATAGTAAGCTGAATTTAACCGGTTCTGTCCTGAATACTCAAGGGAACCTTAACCTGAATAACAGCGGATTAAGTGCACAATCTGGCAGCACACTGAGTATTGCCGATCTTGCTATGGCAGCGAACAGTCGTCTGAGCCTTAATGCTTCTACCTTGAGTTCTACAGGAAATATCGCATTGGATAGCAGCTTATTCACCATGGATTCCGGTAGCCATCTCACCACCAATGATGTGACCTTAACCAACAACGCTACCCTACTGATGTTAAGAACATCAGACGTTACGGCTAAAAGTATTCAGCTTAATAACGGTAATTTGGCTATCGGTAATGGTCAGGTGACCACCGAGTCATTGAGTACCGGAGGCGGTGAAGCCAGCAGCCAAATAACGCCACAGGCACTCAGTGTCAGTAATGCCAGAATACGTATCAACGTAGACGGCCATCTAACCGCTAACAGCGCAACCGGTACCTACAATACGACCATTGCCAGCATTGGTTCTATTGGTCAGTATGATGGGCGAGAAATGATCACCACCAACGGTGGCGGGGCCATTTTTGATGATGGTGATGGCTATGACCTTGGTATCTTCCGTTACGATTTAGTACAGCAGGGCAATAGCTGGTATTTACAGGAAAGAAAACATGATCTTTCCTCTTCGGCTCGTGCCGTAGCCAGTTTAAGTCAAGCATCGTTAACCAGTTGGAATGCCGAAACTGACTCAGTTCATCAGCGCATGACCGTCTCCCGACGAGATAACGACCAAGGTTCCGCTTGGGGAAGCTATCTGGGAGCGCATACCAGCACTCAATTGTCTAACGGGGAAAAGGCCAGCCAAAGCGTTAATGGTTTCAGCCTCGGTGTCGATAAACGCCTTAATACTGATTTAGGCTCTTATCTACTCGGTGTGGCAGTCAGCCGCGGTATTTCCAATATTGACCACATGATAAACAGCAGTTACGGCAACAGCCATGACGTAAATATGCAGGCTTACACCTCTTACAGTAATCCGTTGGGATTCTTCCTTGATGGGCTGGTTTCCTACTCTGTCATCAATAGTAAAATCACGACCGTCTCACTGGATGATGAACATTCCGATGGCAGTCTGGATACGCATGGATTTGGCGCATCGCTGAAAGGGGGATATCACTACGTTCTACCGAATACCGCGTTTATTGAGCCTTATGTCCGCGCTTCAATGCTCAATATCGCAGACAAAAGCTACTCGCTGGATAACGGTCTTCGCGTCACCAACAATCAGTACAAATCGTTACAGGGTGAGCTAGGCGTAGACATCGGTAAAACCTTCGCATTAGGCGATTCTATGGAGCAAACCCTACGCCCCTATGTAAAAGTCGCTTATCAGCAAGAGTTTAAGGACAACAATACTATCGACGTCAACAACTATACCATCAGCAATAATATTGATGGCTCTGGCGGAAAAGTCGGGACAGGGTTGGAGTATACAATCAAGCGGAACTTCGGCGCTTATGTCACCGCTAACTATGGTTCTAAAACAGGCGATACCGGAACCGATACCCACTTAACCGGCACCGCTGGCCTGCGCTATAACTGGTAG
- a CDS encoding sugar phosphate isomerase/epimerase family protein yields the protein MKIGTQNQAFFPENIKEKFAFIKNMGFDGFEIDGKLLVNHLEEVKQAIAETGLPVITACGGYDGWIGDFIEERRLNGLAQIEKILEALSAVGGKGIIVPAAWGMFTYRLPPMTSPRSKEGDSKAISDSLCYLDKVAARTGTTVYLEPLNRYQDHMINTLADARRYIEENQLKHVKIIGDFYHMNIEEDDLSAAFHQHRDLLGHVHIADNHRYQPGSGSIDFKTHFDQLRRDGYDGYIVYECRIRAEDPAAAYQQSLKHLRTL from the coding sequence ATGAAAATCGGTACACAAAATCAGGCTTTTTTCCCTGAAAATATTAAAGAAAAATTCGCCTTCATTAAGAATATGGGCTTCGATGGGTTTGAAATTGACGGCAAACTGTTAGTCAATCATCTGGAGGAAGTGAAACAGGCTATCGCAGAAACGGGATTACCAGTTATCACCGCCTGCGGTGGTTATGATGGCTGGATCGGCGACTTTATTGAAGAGCGTCGCCTCAATGGTTTGGCACAAATTGAAAAAATTCTGGAAGCGCTATCAGCCGTTGGCGGTAAAGGCATTATTGTACCCGCAGCCTGGGGAATGTTTACTTACCGTCTACCACCAATGACCTCTCCTCGCAGTAAAGAAGGTGACAGCAAAGCCATCAGCGATTCCCTATGCTATTTAGATAAAGTCGCAGCCCGTACCGGAACTACCGTCTATTTGGAACCGCTCAATCGTTATCAAGATCATATGATCAATACGCTGGCGGATGCTCGTCGCTATATCGAAGAAAATCAGCTCAAGCACGTCAAAATCATTGGCGATTTTTACCATATGAATATTGAAGAAGACGATCTGAGCGCAGCATTTCACCAGCATCGCGACCTCCTCGGCCACGTGCATATCGCTGACAACCATCGCTATCAACCGGGTAGCGGCAGCATCGATTTTAAAACTCATTTTGACCAGCTGCGTCGTGACGGTTACGACGGCTATATCGTCTATGAGTGCCGTATTCGTGCTGAAGATCCGGCAGCCGCCTATCAGCAATCCCTGAAGCATTTACGCACGCTGTAA
- a CDS encoding carbohydrate ABC transporter permease, which translates to MKKRFFSQSDTPFAILLLAPSLVLLGLLVIYPMLSNVQISFLQVPLNPRISERFVGLSNYISILSDPDFYHSLWVTFGYTTLVVLGSTGLGLAVAMFFNREFRFRRTARSLVILSYVTPSISLVFAWKYMFNNGYGIVNYLGSDVFNLFDQAPLWFDNPVSSFFLVVIFAIWRYFPYAFISFLAILQTIDKSLYEAAEMDGANVWQRFRIVTLPAIMPVLATVITLRAIWMFYMFADVYLLTNKVNILGVYLYKTAFAFNDLGKAAAISVVLFAIIFLVILIARKRVNINGN; encoded by the coding sequence ATGAAGAAGCGTTTTTTTAGCCAATCGGATACGCCTTTTGCCATATTACTGCTAGCCCCGAGTCTGGTACTGCTCGGGCTTTTAGTGATATATCCGATGTTATCCAACGTGCAGATAAGTTTTCTGCAGGTTCCTCTTAATCCACGCATTAGCGAACGCTTTGTCGGATTAAGCAATTACATCAGTATTTTATCCGATCCGGACTTCTACCACTCCCTGTGGGTAACGTTCGGTTATACCACGCTAGTCGTGTTGGGCAGTACCGGACTTGGACTGGCGGTTGCTATGTTCTTTAACCGCGAGTTCCGCTTTCGCAGAACGGCCCGTTCGCTGGTGATTCTCTCTTATGTTACGCCCTCTATTTCTTTGGTTTTTGCCTGGAAATATATGTTTAACAATGGCTATGGCATCGTTAACTATCTGGGCAGCGATGTATTCAATCTCTTTGATCAGGCACCGCTATGGTTTGACAATCCGGTCAGTAGCTTTTTTCTCGTGGTGATTTTTGCCATCTGGCGCTACTTCCCTTATGCCTTTATCTCCTTTCTGGCCATTTTGCAAACCATTGATAAATCGCTATATGAGGCAGCAGAAATGGACGGGGCTAACGTCTGGCAACGTTTTCGTATCGTTACACTACCGGCCATTATGCCGGTTCTGGCAACGGTCATTACTCTGCGCGCTATCTGGATGTTCTATATGTTTGCCGATGTTTATTTGTTAACCAACAAAGTCAATATCCTCGGCGTCTACCTGTATAAAACGGCCTTTGCGTTCAATGATCTGGGTAAAGCAGCGGCAATTTCAGTTGTGCTATTTGCCATTATTTTCCTAGTCATTCTGATCGCCAGAAAACGAGTAAACATCAATGGCAACTAA
- a CDS encoding ABC transporter substrate-binding protein, with protein MNKKLLIAPVLLCSLVLGACESEKQENVTIEFMHSSVEQERQAVISKLITRFEQANPTIKVKQVPVEEDAYNTKVITLARTGKLPEVIEVSHDYAKVMDKELLIDRKAISEVIDQVKPENFYDGVLRIVRTEDGSGYTGIPVSGWIQGIWYHKKALEQAGFSEPQNWQQLMAIAAKFTQPAKKKYGIALPTAESVMTEQAFSQFALSNSANIFDADGKITVDTNQMRQALDYYKQLAHNTMPGSNDVMEIKDAFMNGTVPMAIYSTYILPAVYTDGDPQDLGFAVPTEKTPAVYGTITSLTISAGLESNNVEAAKKFVEFIEQSDNATDWVLMSPGAALPVTKLVTSNTTYINNPVIKAFGTLPNDLVNEFKNVQVFGSVGEKNFIRMGDITGSAVIGEMVNNVTVGKKNVDTTLTQAQLRIEAMMQQRP; from the coding sequence ATGAATAAAAAATTGCTCATTGCTCCGGTGTTGCTTTGCAGTTTGGTGCTTGGCGCCTGTGAATCTGAAAAACAAGAGAATGTCACCATCGAATTTATGCACTCATCGGTAGAACAGGAACGTCAGGCGGTCATCTCTAAGCTGATTACCCGCTTTGAACAGGCAAATCCAACCATCAAGGTGAAACAGGTTCCGGTGGAAGAAGATGCCTATAACACCAAAGTCATCACTCTTGCCCGTACAGGGAAACTCCCTGAAGTCATTGAGGTTAGCCATGATTACGCCAAAGTGATGGACAAAGAGCTGCTGATCGATCGCAAAGCCATTTCTGAAGTTATTGACCAAGTGAAACCTGAGAACTTCTATGATGGTGTGCTACGCATCGTGCGTACAGAAGATGGTTCAGGCTATACCGGTATTCCGGTTAGCGGCTGGATTCAGGGAATTTGGTATCACAAGAAAGCGCTGGAACAGGCGGGCTTTTCTGAGCCGCAAAACTGGCAACAGCTGATGGCGATCGCGGCTAAATTTACTCAACCGGCAAAGAAAAAGTACGGTATTGCCCTGCCTACCGCAGAAAGCGTCATGACTGAACAGGCTTTCTCTCAGTTCGCACTTTCCAATAGCGCTAACATTTTTGATGCTGACGGTAAGATCACTGTTGATACCAACCAAATGCGTCAGGCTCTGGATTACTATAAACAGCTGGCTCACAACACCATGCCAGGCTCTAACGATGTAATGGAAATTAAAGATGCCTTTATGAACGGTACCGTACCGATGGCAATCTACTCCACCTACATTCTTCCGGCGGTATATACCGATGGCGACCCACAAGACCTCGGCTTTGCCGTACCAACAGAAAAAACGCCTGCGGTTTACGGCACTATCACGTCTCTGACCATCTCTGCTGGTCTTGAATCAAACAATGTTGAAGCAGCCAAAAAGTTTGTTGAGTTTATTGAACAATCGGATAACGCCACCGACTGGGTACTGATGTCACCGGGAGCCGCTTTGCCGGTCACAAAACTGGTGACCTCTAACACCACTTATATCAACAACCCAGTCATTAAAGCTTTCGGCACACTCCCCAATGACCTAGTGAATGAATTCAAGAACGTACAGGTATTCGGTTCGGTCGGTGAGAAGAATTTTATCCGTATGGGTGACATTACCGGCTCTGCTGTGATTGGCGAGATGGTGAATAACGTGACTGTTGGTAAGAAAAATGTCGATACCACCCTGACTCAAGCTCAACTGCGTATTGAAGCCATGATGCAACAGCGACCTTAA
- a CDS encoding alpha-amylase family glycosyl hydrolase codes for MNVINSLLSSIYKDSIDNVIIGQIHQRITEAKSHISHTRKQRWDEKDVVLITYADQFYQPEKKTLTCLTDFYNAGLSAVFNIVHLLPFYPYSSDDGFSVIDYYQVNPIAGDWQDIAKLHHSTRLMFDYVCNHMSAQSEWFRGYLAQQPEYDNFFVSMDPNIDLSAVTRPRTSPLLTPFPLKDGSTRHIWTTFSADQIDLNFANPKVLVAMLDVLLEYLKQGADYIRLDAVGFMWKTPGTRCIHLEKTHLLVKLFRAVTDIVAPGSVIITETNVPHQDNIAYFGNGHDEAQMVYQFPLPPLVLHAIHTGSARTLGQWAASLDLNTTDTTFFNFLASHDGIGLNPLRGLLPEEEILALVEDLQREGALVSYKNNPDGSRSPYEINVTYMDALNRQDSQDDERIARFLLAHAILLAFPGVPAVYIQSILGSRNDYDGVKSAGHNRAINRQKYSLDDINQAIAGKNYLRHQIFHQLSRLIEVRKSHSAFHPNCPLVIHHSPQEVLAFSREAPNGQRVMALFNLSSAACPVDLPAAEYTNLLTAETLSTTSPYVMQPYQFLWLNY; via the coding sequence ATGAATGTGATTAATTCGCTGCTTAGTTCGATATATAAAGATTCAATAGACAACGTGATAATCGGGCAAATTCATCAAAGAATAACTGAAGCAAAAAGCCATATTAGTCACACCAGAAAACAGCGCTGGGATGAAAAGGACGTGGTATTAATTACCTATGCGGACCAATTTTATCAACCTGAAAAAAAGACCTTAACATGTCTGACAGATTTCTATAATGCCGGACTCTCTGCGGTATTTAATATTGTCCATCTGCTGCCGTTTTATCCCTATTCATCCGATGATGGTTTTTCGGTTATTGATTACTATCAGGTGAATCCAATTGCGGGTGACTGGCAGGATATCGCCAAACTTCATCATTCCACCCGCCTGATGTTCGATTATGTCTGTAACCATATGTCCGCCCAGAGCGAGTGGTTTCGTGGCTATCTAGCTCAACAGCCGGAATATGACAATTTCTTTGTCAGTATGGACCCTAACATTGACCTCAGCGCAGTAACCCGCCCTCGTACATCACCATTACTGACACCGTTCCCCCTGAAAGATGGCAGCACTCGCCATATCTGGACCACCTTCAGCGCCGATCAAATAGATCTAAATTTTGCTAATCCAAAGGTGCTGGTCGCCATGTTGGATGTACTGTTGGAGTATTTGAAGCAGGGTGCGGACTATATTCGTCTGGATGCCGTTGGCTTCATGTGGAAAACGCCGGGAACTCGCTGTATCCACCTTGAAAAGACCCACCTGTTGGTCAAACTGTTCCGTGCAGTCACAGACATTGTGGCACCGGGCAGCGTTATCATTACTGAAACCAACGTTCCGCATCAGGACAATATTGCCTACTTCGGTAACGGTCACGATGAAGCGCAAATGGTTTATCAGTTCCCGTTGCCCCCTTTAGTTCTGCATGCCATTCATACCGGTAGCGCACGTACACTGGGCCAGTGGGCAGCCAGTTTGGATCTGAATACGACAGATACCACCTTCTTCAACTTCCTTGCTTCCCATGATGGCATCGGGCTTAACCCATTGCGGGGTTTGCTCCCGGAAGAAGAAATTCTAGCGCTGGTAGAAGATTTACAGCGCGAAGGGGCCTTGGTTTCTTACAAGAATAATCCCGACGGCAGCCGCAGCCCTTATGAAATCAATGTGACCTACATGGATGCGTTAAATCGTCAGGACAGCCAGGACGACGAGCGGATTGCCCGTTTTCTACTGGCACACGCCATCTTGCTGGCGTTCCCTGGCGTACCGGCAGTCTACATCCAAAGCATTTTAGGCTCGCGCAATGATTATGACGGCGTGAAAAGCGCCGGGCATAATCGCGCCATCAACCGCCAGAAATATTCACTAGATGATATTAATCAGGCTATTGCGGGCAAAAACTACCTACGCCATCAAATATTTCATCAGCTTTCACGACTAATTGAAGTTAGAAAAAGCCATTCGGCGTTTCATCCTAACTGCCCACTGGTTATCCATCACTCACCGCAAGAGGTTCTGGCTTTTAGCCGCGAAGCGCCAAATGGCCAACGTGTGATGGCTCTGTTTAATCTCAGCTCCGCAGCGTGTCCGGTAGATTTACCGGCCGCTGAATACACCAATTTGCTCACTGCCGAAACGCTGAGCACGACATCCCCTTACGTTATGCAGCCTTATCAATTCCTCTGGCTTAACTATTAA